In Longimicrobiaceae bacterium, a single window of DNA contains:
- a CDS encoding OsmC family protein translates to MPEGVASPYPVEVVWEGGMRYRGGPRGGPTLLVDGAREAAPSPVDALVVSIAACSAIDVVEVLNKRRTPPASLRVRAEFSRAPEPPRRLTDVTLVYSVAADTERAHVERAIQLSFDRYCSVVHSLAPDTRLGWELELEGAAAAAG, encoded by the coding sequence ATGCCGGAGGGAGTCGCTTCGCCGTACCCGGTGGAGGTGGTGTGGGAGGGGGGGATGCGCTACCGCGGCGGGCCGCGGGGCGGGCCGACGCTCCTGGTGGACGGCGCCCGCGAGGCCGCCCCCAGCCCCGTCGATGCCCTGGTGGTGTCCATCGCCGCCTGCTCCGCCATCGACGTCGTGGAGGTGCTGAACAAGCGCCGCACGCCGCCGGCCTCGCTCCGCGTGCGCGCGGAGTTCTCGCGCGCCCCGGAGCCCCCGCGGCGCCTCACCGACGTGACGCTGGTCTACTCCGTGGCCGCCGACACGGAGCGGGCGCACGTGGAGCGCGCGATCCAGCTGTCGTTCGACAGGTACTGCTCCGTGGTCCACTCCCTCGCGCCGGACACCCGGCTCGGCTGGGAGCTGGAGCTGGAGGGCGCCGCCGCGGCCGCGGGATGA
- the cysK gene encoding cysteine synthase A, with protein MIDAFIGRTPLVRLERVVEPGMAEVWVKVEGMNPGGSIKDRTALAMILDGERRGLLEPGGTIVEPTSGNTGIGLAQVASARGYRLVLCLPAQMSEERKATLRAYGAELVLTDPERRMLAAIEEAERIRDTTGAFLPNQFAHPANPRIHYETTGPEIWSGMKGRIDAFVYGTGTGGTISGVGRWLKEHDPSVHVHAVEPGRSAVLHGEERGQHQFQGMGPGFIPPNLDRTVIDAMTKAWEEDAFPVARRLAREEGLFVGMSSGAMVWAALQVAREVGPGGRVVTIAPDTGARYLSTPLFSPPPAGGEVI; from the coding sequence ATGATCGACGCCTTCATCGGCCGGACCCCGCTCGTCCGGCTGGAGCGGGTGGTGGAGCCGGGGATGGCGGAGGTGTGGGTGAAGGTGGAGGGGATGAACCCCGGCGGCTCCATCAAGGACCGCACCGCCCTGGCCATGATCCTGGACGGGGAGCGGCGCGGTCTGCTGGAGCCCGGGGGCACCATCGTGGAGCCCACCTCCGGGAACACCGGGATCGGGCTGGCGCAGGTGGCCTCGGCGCGCGGCTACCGGCTGGTCCTCTGCCTCCCCGCGCAGATGAGCGAGGAGCGCAAGGCGACGCTGCGCGCGTACGGGGCGGAGCTGGTCCTCACCGACCCGGAGCGGCGGATGCTGGCCGCCATCGAGGAGGCGGAGCGGATCCGCGACACCACGGGCGCCTTCCTCCCCAACCAGTTCGCCCACCCGGCCAACCCGCGCATCCACTACGAGACCACCGGCCCGGAGATCTGGAGCGGGATGAAGGGGCGCATCGACGCCTTCGTGTACGGCACCGGCACGGGCGGCACCATCTCCGGCGTCGGGCGCTGGCTCAAGGAGCACGACCCGTCGGTGCACGTCCACGCGGTGGAGCCGGGGCGCTCCGCCGTCCTGCACGGCGAGGAGCGGGGGCAGCACCAGTTCCAGGGGATGGGGCCGGGGTTCATCCCCCCCAACCTGGACCGCACCGTGATCGACGCAATGACCAAGGCATGGGAGGAGGACGCCTTCCCGGTGGCGCGGCGGCTGGCCCGGGAGGAGGGGCTGTTCGTGGGGATGAGCTCGGGGGCGATGGTGTGGGCCGCGCTGCAGGTGGCGCGCGAGGTGGGGCCGGGGGGGCGGGTGGTG